One window of Medicago truncatula cultivar Jemalong A17 chromosome 2, MtrunA17r5.0-ANR, whole genome shotgun sequence genomic DNA carries:
- the LOC11413532 gene encoding organic cation/carnitine transporter 4, protein MAATLSSFSDDLHSPIMSPPSKKAGTEKICIDEMLEKYCGEFGKWQLKHFILTCLAWALEAFHTMVMIFADREPDWKCVEGMECSADGSVCDMASSSWEWIGGKDASTVTEWSLICGDKFKVGLVQAVFFTGCMIGAGVFGHLSDSSLGRKGSLKVVCSLNAIFGCLTAFSPNYWTYVFLRLLTGFSNGGVGLCAFVLATEPIGHSKRGMAGMSTFYFFSGGIAILSGIAYIFQTWRALYIAASIPSLLYYCLFQWETPSRRSCPLTR, encoded by the exons ATGGCGGCCACATTGTCCTCATTTTCCGATGATCTCCACTCACCGATCATGTCACCGCCGTCCAAAAAGGCGGGAACGGAAAAGATCTGCATCGATGAGATGCTTGAGAAATACTGTGGTGAGTTTGGAAAATGGCAGCTGAAACACTTCATTCTCACATGTCTTGCTTGGGCGTTGGAAGCTTTTCATACTATGGTTATGATTTTTGCTGATAGGGAACCTGATTGGAAGTGTGTTGAAGGTATGGAGTGTTCCGCCGATGGAAGTGTCTGCGATATGGCGTCGTCGTCGTGGGAGTGGATCGGAGGGAAAGATGCTTCTACGGTGACTGAGTGGAGTTTGATATGTGGTGACAAGTTTAAAGTTGGACTTGTTCAAGCTGTTTTCTTTACTGGTTGTATGATTG GAGCTGGAGTGTTTGGTCACCTTTCAGACTCTTCTCTAGGAAGAAAAGGTTCCCTCAAAGTGGTTTGTTCCCTAAATGCCATTTTTGGCTGTTTAACAGCATTCTCCCCTAACTATTGGACCTATGTCTTCCTCCGCCTCCTCACCGGTTTTAGCAATGGTGGTGTTGGCCTTTGCGCCTTCGTCCTCGCTACTGAACCTATTGGCCATTCAAAACGTGGCATGGCAGGAATGTCCACTTTCTACTTCTTCTCCGGAGGCATTGCAATTCTCTCTGGTATTGCCTACATCTTCCAAACATGGCGTGCACTCTATATCGCCGCCTCCATCCCCTCCCTCCTCTAC TATTGCTTATTTCAATGGGAAACACCTTCCAGACGGAGTTGTCCTCTCACTCGATGA
- the LOC11405529 gene encoding probable terpene synthase 2, whose amino-acid sequence MESLAAPAPVDIKRPIVDFSPSIWGDVFLQYDSQPMEINDNMKTQVQMQKEEVRKIFQSSSNDISQKLNFIDSLQRLGISYHFEREIDEALEQIHKNLTKNKEITTKEGSLHFLALEFRLLRKKGYHISSDEIFEKFKNNKGSLNENISKDVQGMWSLYEAAQLRIHDEDILDEALDFTYSHLNSLITNELSPFLAKQLCQCLRTPLHKGVPRLETRCYISSYGEEPSHSKVLLNFAKLDFNTVQKMHQNEIGSITKWWKDSEFATNVPYARDRVAEAYFWPLAMSYEPKYSTARKMVGKLVTCVSLLDDTYDAYGTVEELELFTEAMQRWDINVIQSLPESMKVVFNSIVELCDEIETTIVENGTSSLVFIQYVKQNFYKLARSYFVESKWCSEGYIPTYDEYKANGSISSSYPLQILSFIGLGEFSNDEILDWIFNYPTIIDAISAHGRLADDISSHKFEQERVHVASAVECCMKQYDMSGEEAYNFIRKEIENYWKVMNEECLKLDNIPRPVLEFIMNVARVTEFAYENFEDKYTKPELLKDYIVALLVDPISIELSE is encoded by the exons ATGGAGTCTCTTGCAGCTCCCGCACCAGTTGATATCAAGCGACCAATTGTAGATTTTAGTCCTAGCATTTGGGGGGATGTATTCCTTCAATATGATTCTCAACCAATG GAAATCAATGACAATATGAAGACACAAGTGCAAATGCAAAAGGAGGAAGTGAGGAAGATTTTTCAATCTTCAAGCAATGATATTTCACAAAAGTTAAACTTCATTGACTCATTGCAACGTTTGggaatatcttatcattttgaACGTGAAATTGATGAAGCATTAGAGCAAATCCACAAGAATTTAACTAAGAATAAGGAAATAACCACAAAAGAAGGTTCCCTTCACTTCCTTGCATTAGAATTTCGTTTGCTTAGGAAAAAAGGATATCACATTTCATCAGATG agatatttgaaaaattcaaaaacaataaagGAAGCTTGAATGAAAATATTTCCAAAGATGTACAAGGAATGTGGAGTTTGTACGAGGCTGCACAATTAAGGATTCATGATGAAGATATATTAGATGAAGCACTTGATTTCACATACTCTCACCTTAATTCCCTTATCACCAATGAATTGAGTCCTTTTCTTGCTAAACAACTATGCCAATGCTTAAGGACACCTCTTCACAAGGGAGTTCCTAGGTTAGAGACAAGGTGTTATATTTCTTCCTATGGTGAAGAACCTTCACATAGTAAAGTTCTTCTAAACTTTGCCAAATTAGATTTCAACACGGTGCAGAAAATGCATCAAAATGAAATCGGCAGCATCACCAA GTGGTGGAAAGACTCAGAATTTGCAACAAACGTCCCATACGCAAGGGATAGAGTGGCTGAGGCTTACTTTTGGCCATTGGCTATGTCTTATGAGCCTAAATATAGCACAGCTAGAAAGATGGTGGGAAAATTGGTAACATGTGTTTCTCTTTTAGATGATACTTATGATGCCTATGGCACGGTTGAAGAACTTGAACTTTTCACAGAAGCAATGCAAAG GTGGGATATTAATGTCATTCAATCCCTTCCAGAGAGTATGAAAGTGGTGTTTAATTCAATTGTTGAACTGTGTGATGAAATTGAAACAACAATTGTTGAGAATGGAACATCAAGTTTGGTGTTTATACaatatgtcaaacaaaat TTTTACAAATTGGCACGATCCTACTTTGTTGAATCAAAATGGTGCAGTGAAGGATATATTCCAACATATGATGAATACAAGGCTAATGGATCTATATCTTCTTCATACCCGCTTCAAATATTAtcttttattggacttggagaatTTTCAAACGACGAGATTCTCGATTGGATTTTCAACTATCCAACAATCATCGATGCTATATCGGCTCATGGTAGACTCGCGGATGACATATCCTCACATAAG TTTGAGCAAGAAAGAGTGCATGTTGCTTCTGCAGTGGAATGTTGCATGAAGCAATATGACATGTCAGGAGAAGAGGCTTATAACTTCATTCGCAAGGAAATCGAGAATTATTGGAAGGTCATGAATGAAGAGTGTCTCAAGTTAGACAACATCCCAAGACCAGTGcttgaatttattatgaatgtGGCGCGAGTGACTGAGTTTGCATACGAAAACTTTGAGGATAAATACACAAAACCAGAACTGCTAAAAGATTACATTGTTGCACTACTTGTGGATCCTATAAGCATCGAGCTAAGTGAGTAG
- the LOC11407907 gene encoding probable terpene synthase 2, whose product MEYSQTKSLAACAQVDSTQHAVSDFKRPIANFRPCIWGHLFLKYDSESMEIDDNMMQQVQMQKEEVKKLLLSSRNDMAQILNLIDSLQRLGISYQFEHEIDEALEQIHNNFSDNKEMTSEEGDLHFLALVFRLLRQKGHHMSSDIFEKFKNPKGNFNEKISKDIQGMWRLYEAAHLMIHGEDILDEALDFTYSKLNTLETNQVSPFLATQVRHCLKTPLYKRVPRVEIRWWKKSDFVTKVPYARDRVVEAYFWPLAMSYVPKDSIARKIVAKLISVISLVDDTYDAYGTVEELELFTQAIQRWDISLIQSLPECMQVVFNTIVEFYDEMERTIVEIGKSSLVLPYIKQDFYKVARAYLVEAKWCKAGYIPTYDEYKVNGLASTSIPNLILTFLVFGELSNEELVNWILNYPTIIDAVSIFGRLTDDISTNKFEHERVHVASAVDCCMKQYDISQEEAYKLILKEIEDLWRVMNEECLKLHHIPRPVLECILNFARGTHFIYEDFEDKYTNPDLLKDYIAALLVDPISIEQCE is encoded by the exons ATGGAATATTCTCAGACCAAGTCTCTTGCAGCTTGTGCACAAGTTGATTCAACTCAACATGCAGTCTCTGACTTCAAACGACCAATTGCAAATTTTCGTCCTTGCATCTGGGGACATCTTTTCCTAAAATATGATTCTGAATCAATG GAAATCGATGACAATATGATGCAACAAGTACAAATGCAAAAAGAGGAAGTGAAGAAACTTTTACTATCTTCAAGGAATGATATGGCACAAATACTAAACCTCATTGACTCATTGCAACGTTTGGGAATATCTTATCAATTTGAACATGAAATTGATGAAGCGTTAGaacaaattcacaacaattttAGTGACAATAAGGAAATGACCTCAGAAGAAGGTGACCTTCACTTTCTTGCGTTAGTATTTCGTTTGCTTAGGCAAAAAGGACATCACATGTCTTCAG atatatttgaaaaattcaaaaaccctaAAGGAAACTTCAATGAAAAGATTTCCAAAGATATACAAGGAATGTGGAGGTTGTACGAAGCCGCACATTTAATGATTCATGGTGAAGATATATTAGATGAAGCACTTGATTTCACATACTCTAAACTAAATACCTTGGAAACCAATCAAGTGAGTCCTTTTCTTGCTACACAAGTACGTCACTGCTTAAAGACACCTCTTTACAAGAGAGTTCCTAGGGTTGAGATAAG ATGGTGGAAAAAATCAGACTTTGTAACAAAAGTCCCTTATGCAAGGGATAGAGTGGTTGAGGCTTACTTTTGGCCATTAGCCATGTCCTATGTGCCTAAAGATAGCATTGCCAGAAAGATTGTGGCGAAATTGATATCAGTTATTTCTCTTGTAGATGATACTTATGATGCCTACGGCACAGTTGAAGAACTTGAACTATTCACACAGGCAATCCAGAG GTGGGATATCAGTCTCATTCAATCCCTTCCAGAGTGCATGCAAGTTGTATTTAATACAATTGTAGAATTCTATGATGAAATGGAGAGGACAATTGTAGAGATTGGAAAATCAAGTTTGGTGTTGCCATATATTAAACAAGAT TTTTATAAAGTGGCACGAGCCTATTTGGTTGAAGCAAAATGGTGCAAAGCAGGATATATTCCAACATATGATGAATACAAGGTTAATGGATTAGCAAGCACTTCAATTCCAAATTTAATACTAACTTTTCTTGTGTTTGGAGAACTTTCAAACGAAGAGTTAGTTAATTGGATTTTAAACTACCCAACAATCATCGATGCTGTGTCAATTTTTGGTAGACTCACGGACGATATATCCACAAATAAG TTTGAGCACGAAAGGGTGCATGTTGCCTCTGCAGTTGATTGTTGCATGAAGCAATATGACATATCACAAGAAGAGGCTTATAAACTCATTCTCAAGGAGATTGAAGATTTATGGAGAGTTATGAATGAAGAGTGCCTAAAATTACACCACATTCCAAGGCCAGTGCTTGAATGTATTCTTAATTTTGCGCGAGGAACTCACTTCATATACGAAGACTTTGAGGATAAATACACAAATCCAGATCTGCTCAAAGATTACATTGCTGCACTGCTTGTAGATCCTATAAGCATCGAGCAATGCGAGTAG